A DNA window from bacterium contains the following coding sequences:
- a CDS encoding delta-60 repeat domain-containing protein, with protein sequence MDAVFAVSCHTSTGTLDSSFGTLGRVTTDMGAQWEEISEILIQKDGKIIAVGLSRGSDGSSRFAIARYLGCGL encoded by the coding sequence ATGGATGCCGTCTTTGCCGTGTCTTGCCATACCAGTACGGGCACGCTCGATTCTTCTTTCGGAACTTTGGGTAGAGTCACAACGGACATGGGAGCACAATGGGAAGAGATCAGTGAGATCCTGATTCAGAAGGACGGCAAAATCATCGCGGTCGGCTTGTCGAGAGGATCGGACGGATCCAGTCGTTTTGCCATAGCGCGTTATCTCGGCTGCGGTTTATAA